A single region of the Anoplolepis gracilipes chromosome 1, ASM4749672v1, whole genome shotgun sequence genome encodes:
- the LOC140669638 gene encoding uncharacterized protein — translation MHTITCLPDELIVVILEDSNMTIGDIMKFTSTCKRFHRILLNDKFWEKKFYQRYSCAKKKCNTKGRKSQKESSYLKQLIKCFECVIDLQSFVSLMSNNNSLWSNTKEKKLECLLRSIAENSNLYCLVVYELNKIISAQLPSQFDSKLSDRYNLHLIYHCLKQYRFIYQQNQFMKLPLKKQLLEKQLIIVIKYFQPYVSYSGIKKWLDDITEEILLRLREKYPRHSIFSLPHKQISFWKNSNIDANFWSKTEAVQIMRILENFMFSEYGVFKLHMIFEILELEDKYTAYLLDHILLYLLTNMYQSVARRLGISCAITFIDEGFGIAWKPKSNREGPNATVLVDYFHMDGDSDLLCPSRISRGESFADSLQTLNELWVTKLISNFYEMINTCEVEGHCNILFKWKKNFLFDFLTHYIGQENINIKKTYKSIINSIKITSNIEIRKNPKKRNEKIKFAIGMIITHSSQPYLLTEKNNNHYGVIIGWHFQCKLSSVQRSLSSIIPHLNNCEHQHTCLCECRSFCKTRIIYQPHYIILTENNKLCYAPQDTVSMCPPKRINNVEIGRYFSKFEGTHYIPNESLAKNYPNDTDAILEILSNQ, via the exons atattcttgtgcaaagaaaaaatgtaacacaAAGGGTCGAAAGAGTCAGAAAGAAAgttcatatttaaaacaactaataaaatgttttgagTGTGTCATAGACCTACAGTCCTTTGTGTCACTGATGTCCAATAATAATAGCTTATGGAGTAACactaaggaaaaaaaattggaatgtCTTTTACGTTCTATAGCTGAAAATTCTAACCTTTATTGTCTTGTTGtgtatgaattaaataaaattatttctgcaCAGTTACCAAG ccAATTTGATTCCAAATTGTCAGACAGATATAACCTCCATCTAATCTATCACTGTCTGAAACAATATCGGTTTATATACCAGCAGAACCAATTTATGAAGTTGCCATTGAAAAAGCAACTTTTAGAAAAGCAACTTAttattgtgataaaatattttcaaccaTATGTATCTTATTCgggtataaaaaaatggctAGATGATATCACAGAGGAAATTCTACTTCGccttagagaaaaatatcctAGGCATTCAATATTCTCGTTGCCTCataaacaaatttctttttggaAAAACAGCAACATTGATGCAAATTTTTGGAGTAAAACAGAGGCAGTACAAATTATGCGAATTCTTGAAAACTTTATGTTTTCTGAATATggagtttttaaattacatatgatattcgaaatattagaACTAGAAGACAAATATACAGCTtat CTTTTAGATCATATTCTACTATATCTACTAACCAATATGTATCAGAGTGTAGCAAGAAGACTCGGTATATCTTGCGCAATAACTTTTATAGATGAAGGATTTGGAATTGCATGGAAACCAAAAtc taatagaGAAGGTCCAAATGCTACAGTGCTTGTAGATTATTTTCATATGGATGGTGACTCTGATCTACTTTGTCCGTCGCGCATTAGCAGAGGTGAAAGTTTTGCGGATTCACTGCAaacattaaatgaattatgG GTAACAAAattgatatcaaatttttatgaaatgatTAATACCTGTGAAGTGGAAGGTCattgtaatatactttttaaatggaaaaagaattttttattcgatttccTAACGCACTACATAggacaagaaaatataaatattaaaaaaacatataaaagtattataaactCAATAAAG attaCATCTAACATTGAAATAAGGAAAAAtccgaaaaaaagaaatgaaaaaatcaaatttgcgATTGGTATGATTATAACACATTCATCGCAACCGTATTTactaacagaaaaaaataataatcactaTGGCGTAATAATTGGTTGGCATTTTCAATGTAAACTTTCCTCCGTACAACGTTCGTTGAGTTCTATAATTCCACATCTAAATAATTGTGAACATCAGCACACCTGTTTATGTGAATGTAGGAGCTTTTGCAAAACCAGAATTATCTATCAACcgcattatataattcttactgaaaataataaactatgtTATGCGCCACAAg atactGTATCAATGTGTCCACCAAAAAGGATCAATAATGTAGAAATAGGACGATACTTTTCTAAATTTGAAGGCACTCATTACATACCGAATGAAAGTCTAGCGAAAAATTACCCGAATGATACTGATGCAATTCTTGAAATACTTTCAAATCAGTAG